In the Neisseria sp. KEM232 genome, TTGGGCGAGGGCGTGGCCGATGGTTTGGCGCTGGTCGCCGAGGTATTCTTCGTAGAGGCGTTTGGCTTTTTCCAAGAGATAGACGTTTTCCTGCTGCTCGCGCGGATGCACTTTGAGCGCGGCGAGTTTGGCCAGCGAGGCTTGGATTTCGGTTTCGCTGAGGTTGGCGCTGTTGTGGCGGAAAGTTTGGTTGGCGCGGATGTCGAACTCGTCGTTGCTGATGTCCACGTCGAGCAGGCCGTTGATGTCGTAGCTGAAACGCACGTCGGCATACACTTCGCCGGCGGGGCGCGGCGGGACTTTGATTTCCATCGTGCCCAGATGCAGGTTTTCGCGGGCAACGGCCGATTCGCCCTGGAACACTTCAAATGCCAGCGCGGTTTGTTGGTCAAAGGCGGTCACGTAGCGTTCGACGCGCGATACCGGCACCGGCATATTGCGCTCGATAATCGGCGAAAAGCGGCCTTCGATGCGGCCGCCGTTTTCCAGCGGAATGCCGGTTTCCACGCCCAGCGAGAAGGGCATCACATCGGTGAGCACCACTTCTTCCACGCTCTCGTCGCGGGCAATCAGGGCAGCCTGAACCGCCGCGCCGCGGGCGATGGCTTCGTCGGGATTGACCGATACGTTGGCAATGCGGCGGAACAGTTGGGCAATGCTCTGGCGGATCAGCGGCATACGGGTGGCGCCGCCGACCAGAATAATGCTGTCGATTTGATCGGGGCGCAGCTTGGCATCGCGCAGGGCGCGTTCGAGCGGGCGGCGCAATCGCGCCATCAGCGGCTTGGCGGCTTCGTGGAACTCGTTACGCGTGATGGTTGCCGACACCATGCGGCCGTTGATATTCACGGCGATTTCGGCCTGCATCTCGTCGCCGAGTTTGCGCTTGGCGGTTTCCAACGCCTGCCACAATTCGCTGCTGTCAGTAAGTTTGGCGCGTTCGCCGTCGCTCAAGTCTTTGCACTGGCGCAAAAAACAGTGGCGCAGCACCTGCACGAAATCTTCGCCGCCCAAATGGTTGTCGCCCGCGCTGGCGGACACCTGCACCACGCCGTCGAAATAATCGAGCACGGATACGTCAAACGTGCCGCCGCCCAAGTCGTAAATCAGAAAACGGGTGTCGTCCGGCCGCTCCTGCAGGCCGTAGGCCAGGCCGGCGGCGGTGGGTTCGTTTAACAGGCGCAGCGCGTTCAGCCCCGCCATTTGCGCCGCGTTGCGCGTGGCCTGGCGCTGGATGGCGTTGAAATAGGCGGGCACGGTAATCACAACGTCGGTAACGGCCTCACCCAAAAAGGCTTCGGCGTCTTCTTTAAGCTGCTTCAGCACCAGCGCCGACAGCTCTTCGGCGCGGAAGTTTTTGCCGCCGATACGGAAGGTTTTGTCCGTGCCCATA is a window encoding:
- a CDS encoding molecular chaperone HscC — protein: MTPQIGIDLGTTNSLVAQFLDGETRLIPNRLGHFLTPSVVSADDAGNILVGLAARERLRTAPQSTASAFKRFMGTDKTFRIGGKNFRAEELSALVLKQLKEDAEAFLGEAVTDVVITVPAYFNAIQRQATRNAAQMAGLNALRLLNEPTAAGLAYGLQERPDDTRFLIYDLGGGTFDVSVLDYFDGVVQVSASAGDNHLGGEDFVQVLRHCFLRQCKDLSDGERAKLTDSSELWQALETAKRKLGDEMQAEIAVNINGRMVSATITRNEFHEAAKPLMARLRRPLERALRDAKLRPDQIDSIILVGGATRMPLIRQSIAQLFRRIANVSVNPDEAIARGAAVQAALIARDESVEEVVLTDVMPFSLGVETGIPLENGGRIEGRFSPIIERNMPVPVSRVERYVTAFDQQTALAFEVFQGESAVARENLHLGTMEIKVPPRPAGEVYADVRFSYDINGLLDVDISNDEFDIRANQTFRHNSANLSETEIQASLAKLAALKVHPREQQENVYLLEKAKRLYEEYLGDQRQTIGHALAQFERVLESQDPAAIRRAQKEFGDFLAHYDGGWLL